In a genomic window of Rhopalosiphum maidis isolate BTI-1 chromosome 4, ASM367621v3, whole genome shotgun sequence:
- the LOC113547939 gene encoding acyl-CoA-binding domain-containing protein 1-like — protein MDFNFENLSARFDKAVSYISGSNLSDVDVQLKLYGFYKQALVGTCTQPKPSIFDLKGRKKWYAWSELGTMTKEEAMTSYINLVTSINPNFETEKTGWVTVSTFVNDEKPLSENEKTISDWVKDGDLNKIKTFIGNINVNDSMGMAPIHWAADRGDFDILKFLVENHSADVNFQDNTRQTALHYAASCGHEEICKYLVSKGARINIEDEDGITPLEMCTDEKLKLLLSIN, from the coding sequence atggattttaattttgaaaatttatctgCTCGGTTTGATAAAGCTGTCTCATATATTTCTGGATCTAATTTATCCGATGTTGACGTGCAGCTTAAATTGTATGGGTTTTATAAGCAAGCATTGGTAGGTACATGTACTCAACCAAAACCTTCGATATTTGACCTAAAAGGTCGTAAAAAATGGTATGCCTGGTCTGAATTGGGTACAATGACCAAAGAAGAAGCTATGacatcatatataaatttagtaacaTCTATTAATCCAAACTTTGAAACAGAAAAAACTGGATGGGTAACAGTTAGTACATTTGTCAATGATGAAAAACCACTTTCAGAAAACGAAAAAACCATTAGTGATTGGGTTAAAGATGGAgacttaaacaaaataaagacTTTTATAGGCAACATAAATGTTAATGATAGTATGGGAATGGCACCAATCCATTGGGCTGCAGATCGTGGAGATTtcgatattttgaaatttttggtGGAAAATCATTCAGCTGATGTTAATTTTCAAGACAATACACGCCAAACAGCTTTACATTATGCTGCTTCTTGTGGACATGAAGAAATTTGCAAATATTTGGTTAGTAAGGGCGcaagaataaatattgaagatGAAGATGGAATTACTCCTTTAGAAATGTGTAcggatgaaaaattaaaattactattatcaataaattaa
- the LOC113547940 gene encoding SRA stem-loop-interacting RNA-binding protein, mitochondrial-like, whose protein sequence is MSKLTKFFVGNLPWTVSSRELRKYFASFGHVASADVLFDHSTGLSKGYGFVQFSTPGGYENVLNNNKHELDGQTLVLKTAGS, encoded by the coding sequence atgtcaaaattgaccAAATTTTTCGTTGGAAATTTGCCGTGGACAGTTAGTAGCCGAGAACTCCGTAAATATTTTGCATCATTCGGCCACGTTGCTTCCGCAGACGTCTTGTTCGATCATTCTACTGGTTTATCAAAGGGTTATGGATTTGTTCAGTTTTCTACACCAGGTGGATacgaaaatgttttaaacaataataaacatgaatTAGACGGGCAAACATTGGTTCTCAAAACAGCTGGTTCTTAA